From Montipora foliosa isolate CH-2021 chromosome 6, ASM3666993v2, whole genome shotgun sequence, a single genomic window includes:
- the LOC138007888 gene encoding transcription factor E2F8-like isoform X1 produces METSRVLLTPEGWDVRDDQINQDVSGRCDDTESELECDSSSQSIPLMRYPSLDELSTVAIRCETSNVVSQVLLEEEKTAMAAPKAESCRYNQTTSIWNQDLPATPPKAADSAKTSTNQSGDDPLTPTANLKMLVSAASPIIRDRDTKKRELFPGRNSNTFEALHTAAVTNLVLNSNRPGSLEDESCVNENSSPMDTGGNKITISRKDKSLGLLCQKFLSKYPEYPKVNEFIEIGLDDVARDLSVERRRIYDIVNVLESVEVISRYAKNRYVWHGKSRLPTTLIKLKNYAGLQGFKLKPSTAEKEVNSKAKENKKEKVKKSQTTPISAKWPLILPRDTNLKTLSQAITLSSGEDQNLMPPPITQANGTNCNASKKTKYKADTINEYCRKDKSLGVLSQKFLMMFLVSETRYVTLEDAANVLIGEEEEGQTKYKTKVRRLYDIANILSSLQLIEKVHIHSIQTGRKPGFRWIGIDPDKLELVAYSQEKIQNPPAVKRFCAAKNLDGEESAVGRLIRRRPSQQQIRVKSADTDARNCKLQRSRSERILGTKNRALYDNEEDGFSVQEITSSFGADLSTGSPTEVKFRAELQKLQQQYPDRMSQLLSACRQSDDCDAKKSRRSLFIPGDAEPAGSPLPKRRRSADDVSSIKSDGNGSFFHSISSPFKSISNDKKPKSPVLVNSCVKIHLPSPEQKILLERQKQQKLLEEQQGFDSQDERWKRIERELEKAFPKSGPGRPMMVHQSSSPLPYDALVEQSSVAIQASLIDDVSPLKPLSYYRKVKPLWHNSDSLQSSSQASPTPSPVQFQTAAGSTANSLSNPHALSPIPILPASERPQSQVGNACSGNALFLHIPNQASNGSSVLWATPTPPSGNSTPSPDQLIRITAPAVNTPLLYSPRSLTPTPEPGHLDSSQVSSIVENQQVVAATPLVTTAESQLVVIKNQAGNTVSGIPVQQALSIQVPHYVTNPQMFTQDPGSAQLKITTPLVKLVDLNRSVSMETPTTNTIQLLSDVSKRLSLPLGHESPS; encoded by the exons ATGGAAACAAGCCGGGTTTTGTTAACACCCGAAGGCTGGGATGTGAGAGATGACCAAATTAACCAAGATGTTAGCGGTCGTTGCGATGATACGGAAAGCGAACTCGAGTGTGATAGCTCATCACAGTCCATTCCTTTGATGCGCTATCCGTCCTTAGACGAGCTTTCTACGGTAGCTATAAGATGTGAAACCTCTAATGTTGTTTCTCAAGTATTACTCGAAGAAGAAAAGACGGCGATGGCTGCACCCAAAGCCGAAAGTTGCAGATACAATCAAACTACTAGTATTTGGAATCAAGACCTTCCCGCTACTCCACCGAAGGCGGCCGACTCTGCAAAGACCAGCACAAATCAAAGCGGGGACGATCCACTGACTCCTACAGCGAATCTTAAAATGCTCGTTAGCGCTGCCAGCCCTATAATTCGTGATCGAGATACAAAGAAAAGGGAACTTTTTCCTGGTCGAAATTCCAACACTTTCGAAGCTCTTCATACAGCCGCCGTAACCAACCTCGTTTTAAATTCAAACCGGCCTGGATCACTTGAAGACGAAAGCTGTGTTAACGAGAATTCATCCCCGATGGATACTGGTGGAAACAAGATAACAATAAGCCGAAAAGACAAGTCACTAGGACTTTTGTGTCAGAA GTTTCTATCAAAGTACCCTGAATACCCCAAGGTGAATGAATTCATAGAGATTGGACTGGATGATGTTGCAAGAGATCTTA GTGTGGAAAGAAGGCGTATTTATGATATTGTAAATGTTCTAGAAAGTGTAGAAGTTATTAGCAGATATGCCAAGAACAGGTATGTCTGGCATGGCAAATCAAGACTCCCCACCACTCTAATTAAACTGAAG AACTATGCTGGATTGCAAGGTTTTAAATTAAAGCCATCAACTGCCGAAAAGGAAGTTAATTCAAAagctaaagaaaacaaaaaggaaaag GTAAAGAAAAGTCAAACCACGCCTATCTCTGCCAAATGGCCATTAATCCTTCCAAGGGACACCAATCTTAAGACTCTGTCTCAAGCAATAACACTTTCTTCTGGTGAAGATCAGAATCTTATGCCACCTCCAATTACACAGGCAAATGGAACCAACTGCAATGCCagcaaaaagacaaaatataaag CAGATACAATCAATGAATACTGCAGAAAAGACAAATCCTTAGGGGTACTCAGTCAAAAATTCTTGATGATGTTTTTAGTTTCAGAG aCAAGGTATGTGACGCTAGAGGATGCTGCCAATGTTCTTATaggtgaagaagaagaaggccAGACAAAGTATAAAA CCAAAGTGCGTCGTCTTTATGACATTGCCAACATTTTGTCAAGCCTGCAGCTTATAGAAAAGGTACATATCCATAGTATTCAAACAGGAAGAAAACCTGGCTTCAGATGGATAGGAATTGACCCTGATAAGCTGGAATTAGTCGCTTACAGTCAAG aaaaaattcagaacCCACCAGCTGTGAAAAGATTCTGTGCAGCAAAGAATCTTGATGGAGAGGAAA GTGCTGTGGGACGCCTTATCAGACGGAGACCTAGCCAACAGCAAATTAGAGTGAAATCGGCTGACACAGACGCGAGGAATTGCAAGCTGCAACGTTCACGATCAGAAAGAATTTTAGGCACGAAAAACAGGGCACTTTATGACAATGAGGAAGATGGGTTTTCCGTTCAAGAGATTACCTCTTCATTCG GTGCTGATCTGTCAACTGGTAGTCCGACGGAAGTGAAATTTCGCGCGGAACTACAGAAACTCCAACAGCAGTACCCAGAT CGCATGTCGCAGTTGCTATCTGCCTGCAGACAGTCGGACGATTGCGACGCCAAAAAGAGCCGGCGGTCTCTGTTCATTCCAGGGGACGCGGAACCCGCAGGTTCTCCATTGCCGAAACGAAGGCGAAGTGCTGACGATGTTTCATCGATCAAGAGCGATGGCAACGGTAGTTTCTTTCACTCGATATCTTCACCATTTAAAAGCATAAGTAACGATAAGAAGCCGAAAAGTCCAGTCCTTGTGAATTCTTGTGTAAAAATTCATTTGCCCTCTCCCGAGCAAAAGATTCTATTGGAAAGACAAAAGCAGCAGAAACTGTTAGAAGAGCAGCAAGGGTTTGATTCTCAGGACGAACGGTGGAAACGAATCGAACGCGAACTGGAGAAAGCCTTTCCTAAGAGTGGTCCAGGCCGGCCCATGATGGTCCACCAGTCTTCATCACCATTACCATACGATGCACTTGTGGAACAGTCTTCAGTCGCCATTCAAGCCAGCCTCATTGATGACGTTAGTCCGCTTAAACCCCTTAGCTATTATCGCAAGGTAAAACCGCTTTGGCATAACTCAGACTCCTTACAAAGTTCTAGTCAAGCTTCCCCGACGCCATCACCTGTACAATTCCAGACAGCGGCAGGATCGACAGCCAATTCTCTATCCAACCCGCACGCGCTTTCACCGATTCCAATTCTTCCTGCTTCCGAGAGACCGCAATCTCAAGTTGGCAATGCATGTTCAGGAAATGCATTGTTTTTGCACATTCCCAACCAGGCAAGCAATGGATCCTCTGTCCTATGGGCAACGCCTACCCCTCCCTCAGGTAACTCTACACCTTCACCTGATCAGCTGATTAGGATAACGGCACCAGCTGTAAACACTCCATTGTTGTACAGTCCCAGGTCTCTTACTCCAACTCCAGAGCCTGGTCATTTGGACTCGTCCCAGGTCTCCTCCATAGTTGAAAATCAACAAGTTGTTGCTGCCACGCCCTTGGTGACGACAGCGGAATCCCAGCTTGTAGTGATTAAAAATCAGGCGGGCAACACAGTCAGTGGAATTCCCGTGCAGCAGGCCTTATCGATTCAAGTTCCACATTATGTAACCAACCCACAAATGTTCACACAAGATCCCGGCTCTGCGCAATTGAAAATTACTACGCCACTCGTAAAACTTGTGGACTTAAACCGTAGTGTTTCAATGGAAACGCCTACTACTAACACTATCCAGCTATTATCTGATGTCTCCAAACGTCTGTCACTCCCTTTGGGTCATGAGTCGCCCTCTTAG